Part of the Clostridiales bacterium genome, GCACCCGCCGTTTTGGCGGGATGGGTCTCGGCTTGTTCCTCGCGTACAACATCGTCCGTGCGCACGGCGGTTCGATCACCGCCACGAGCGAGATCGGTCGCGGGAGCGTGTTTACCGTGCGCATCCCGCTCGTTAGTGAGTGACTCCACGCACGTGACGTTTGAGCGCGTTTTCCGCGTCGATTGTCAGTGCTGCCGGTCCGCCAAACAGCGTGAGGCCCGACGGGTCGCGCGCTTGGAGCCACACCGCGGCGGCTTGATCGGTTCGATCCCCCAAGATCAGTGGCTCGCGCCTACCCGCTAGAAACGGACCGGCCACGAGCGCGTCGACGAAGTTGACGCCCGACGCGATCCCAAGGCCGGTCCCGCCGAGAATCCCCTCCACCTTTGCCCACCCGGCGACTTCGCGCGCGGTCTCGTACCGGTCGCGTCCGGCGACCCGGGTCGGTGCTGGAAGCATGGCGGCGACATGCCGTGAGATCGCGAGTTCGCCGCCGATAACCATGGTGCGCTCGGTGCCGATTCCAACGAGTGCGTCCCGTGTCGTCTGCGGAAGCGCGTCGGGACGCGTGAGCAGGATTGGAGTGCCGTTCGCGGCAGCGGCAGGTGAGGCGGCCAGTGCGTCTGGCCACGCGACTCCAGACGCGACAAAGACGCGTCGGCCCGGTAGGCCGGTTGCGGCCGCAACGCGCGCGGCTATGAGTGCCGCGGTCTCGTAGCGATCCTTCCCGGCCACACGCTCTATTTGAGCTGAAGGGAGCAGCGAGCGTATCGCGGCCTCCACCGCAGGAGAGAGGGCGGCACTTCCACCGGCGATCACGACGCGTCGCGGTGAGAATCGCAGAAGCGCGTCGCGGGTCTCGACTGAAAGCCGATCGGGCCTCGTGATCAGCAGCGGTCCGCCGAGAGCGTACGCGAGCGGCCCGCCGGCGAGCGCGTCAGGCCAGGTGACGCCGCTGGCGAGCACCACACTTTCGACCGGGCCTGAGAATCCTGCTGTCGAGACGAGAGCGGCGGTCGCGTAGCGATTGCGGCCACCGAGACGTTCACTTGCAAGCGGAGCGCTACCGGAGGCGGTCTCGACGGAGATCGTCGTTGTCTCGGAGGGCCAACGGTTGGAAGCGTACGCACGGACCCATAGGTTGTTCGGGCCGTCGCGCGTGACGAAAAGTCTGGCCGAGCGTTGGGTGGTTGTGTACGTTGGACCGGGGACACTGCCGTACCGGTAGAAAACACCGGCAGCGCCTGTAGGCGCACTCCAGGAGAGTTCGTACTCAAATCCGCCGATCAGGGTGGCCCTGGCTTCGAGCGCGGGCATGGTGCTGATGCGCGAGCGCACCTCGTGTAGGGCCGCGAACGCGTCGATGCGTCCATGTCCCGTCTCAACGTCGAATCCAGGGAGGCTCCCCACTGAGCCATCTGCCGTTTTCACAAGGATGTCTGCGACCTCATCGGCGGAAAGACCTGGCATGAACGACCAGATAAGGGCCGCGGTCCCTGAAACGAGGGGTGTAGCGTGTGAAGTGCCGCTGCGCTGAGATATCTGGTCGTCCGCTCCGGCGGTCCAAAGACTGACACCCGGTGCGGCAAGGTCGAGCTCAGGACCGAAGCTCGAACTGGACCACCGCTTGCCAGCGTTGCCGCCCGTGTGCTCGATTGCGCCCACCGCAAGCGCACCCGGCGACGCCGCTGGATAGAAGACCCCGCGTGTTCCCGTGTTGCCCGCAGCAGCGACCACGATCGATCCTCGCGCGAGACACGCAGCGACTGCGGCGTCGAGAAGATCACGCTGCGCGGCGGTGAAATCGCTATTCGCGGGCGAGATTCCAAGCGAGAGGTTGATGACTCGCGCACCTCGCGAGGAGGCATCGAGCATCGCTTCGATCGTCCACGCCACGCTTCCCATACCCGTTGCTCCGAGCGTCTTATACACGAGGATGCGGTTGGTTGAGGCGTCGAGGACTCCCGCGATTCCAAAGGCGTTGTCACTCTGCGCGCGGATGATCGACGCTACGCGCGTCCCGTGACCAAGATCGTCGAGGGGCAGGTTGTCGGCGTTCACGTAGTCCCAGACCATGACGTACTCGCCGGTCTCTTCTCGCAAGCTTGGCGTGACGCCCGAGTCGATGACGGCAACCGTGACTCCGTCACGTTCTTGCGCAAGGGAGTGGACCCCCGTGCCAAATGCCGCTTCCCACACCGGCTCGATGTTGATGGCGTGCGGGTGGATCGATGTGGGGCCGAGGTACGTCCGCTGGCCAGTATTGGAGAGCAGTGCGGCTGGATAGTAGGGATCGTTAGGAGGGCTGAGCGCTGAGAGTTCGAAGTCGGGGGCGGCTGCGACGACATCTCGGCGAGCGGCTATCCGGGCTGCGAAGCGGCCGGGGTCGATGCCGTCAGGTGTCGTGACGAGCAGCATGCCTTGGCCGCGGAGTGTGACATCTTCGCTCGCAGCGCCGAGTGAGGCGATATCCTCAAACGCCCCGCGTGAGATGTGACCGTCGGAAAACAGAACGACGACGCGGCCGGCATCCCCGCCGGACGGTCCGCTTCCGTGTGCCGGTTGCTCGAGCCCACTCGTTGCATCCGGCGTGACGATCGGTCGCGCGCCCTCGGCAGGAAGCGCTGGAGCCGCCATCGCGGCGCACAGCAGCGCAATCGCGGCCCGCCTTCGTACATCCTTCACGCTGTTCCTTTCGACTCGAACTAGCCCTCTTCTCATCGCCCCAGATGACTGGTATCGTCTGAGGCGACCTTTTAACCCGGTCCCGTGAGGCCGGCAAGGGAATCATACCGATACACGTCACGAGCGACCTTCGTGCCGAATGTGGGTGTGCCTGCTTGCCGCCTCGGTGAGCAGGCTTATTTGTGCCTGGGACCTGACACGCATACGGCGCGCGGAGACTCCGCGCACGAAGGGAGGCGCATCGAACATGGCGTACCGCACGAAAGCGGTTGTCATGGACGGACCCGCAATCGACCGGGCGCTCACGCGCATCGCCCACGAGATCCTCGAAGCGAACAGTGGCAGCGGCGCCCTCGCGCTCGTCGGCATCGTGACTCGCGGGACCGTGGTGGCCACTCGGCTCGCCGAGCGGATCGAGCGGATCGAGGGCTCTCCCGTTCCCGTGGGAACCCTCGACATCTCGTTTTACCGGGATGACGTTGCTATGCGGCTCTCTCCTGAAGTGCATCGCACTGACATCCCCTTCGATGTCGAGGAGAGGACGATCGTGCTCGTCGACGATGTCCTCTACACCGGCAGGACTATTCGCGCCGCGATGGACGCGATCATGGATTACGGTCGTCCGCGCTCGATCCAGCTTGCCGTTCTCGTTGATCGCGGGCATCGCGAGCTGCCCATCAGGGCCGACTATGTGGGCAAAAACGTGCCCACCGCCCGAAAGGAACGGGTCACGGTCATGCTCTCGGATGTTGATGGAGCTAACTCAGTCGACATCCAGGAGGAGGTGGACAGCGAGTGACAGCGCTCTCGACCCGCCACATCATGACGATGGATGACCTGACCACAGACGACATCATGCTCATCTTGGACACGGCTGATTCGTTTGCCGAGGTAAACGAGCGCCGCATCAAGAAGTTGCCCACGCTGCGTGGGCGCACAGTGGTCAACCTCTTCCTCGAGCCTTCGACCCGAACCCGCACGAGTTTCGAAATTGCGGCAAAGCGCCTGTCGGCCGACGCGATCAACATGAGCGGCTCGGCGTCCGCGACCGTCAAGGGCGAAAGCCTTCGCGATACCGCTGCGACACTGTCGGCTATGGCGTGCGATCTGATAGTGGTACGCCACGCCTACGCGGGCGCCCCGCAAATTCTTGCTGAGTGCATGGACACGCACGTCGTCAATGGCGGCGATGGAATGCACCAGCATCCCACGCAGGCGTTGCTCGACCTGTACACCATCCGCAGACGTGCTGGTCGCCTCGAAGGCCTCACCGTGGGCATTGTGGGCGACATCAGCCACTCGCGGGTTGCGGGCTCCCTTGTGCCCGCCCTGCGCAAGGTCGGGGCGCACCCGGTCGTCATCGCTCCGCCCACACTTCTGCCCGCGCGGCCGGATGTGCTCGGCGCGGAAGCGGCGACCTCCCTTGATGACGTGCTGCCCGGCCTCGATGTCGCCTACATGCTCCGAATCCAGATGGAGCGCGCTGAAGGAATGCCGTTCCCGAGCTTGCGTGAGTACGCGCGGTTTTACGGCATGAACGCCGAGCGTCTTGCCGCGGCCCGGCCTGAGATGTTTGTCATGCACCCTGGACCGATGAACCGTGGTGTTGAGGTTTCCTCAGAGGTTGCGGATTCGCCGCGCTCCGTCGTGCTCGACCAGGTCAACGCGGGCGTCGCTGTCCGCATGGCCGTCATGTACCTGCTGTTGGGGGGCGAGGACCATGGCGCTGCTGCTTAAGCACGGACGCATCGTCGATCCGCAAACCGGGATCGATATGGTTGCCGACATGGTCATCCGGGACGGGCGGATCGTCGAGATCGGCCCCGATCTCACCATCTCCAAAGGTTCGACGATAGAGTGCGCCGAGAAGGTCATCGTACCCGGACTCGTCGATGTTCACGTGCACCTTCGGGAACCTGGCCGCGAGTACGCCGAGACGATCGCGAGCGGGACGAAGGCCGCCGCTCGCGGGGGCTTTACCGGTGTGTGCTCGATGCCCAACACGACTCCCGTGACGGATACCGGCTCGAAGGTGCGCTTCATCGTCGAGCGGGCAGCCGATCAGGGCGTTGTGCGCGTCCATCCACTGGGGGCGCTCACCAAGGGGTCAGCCGGCGAGTCGCTCGCGGAGATCGGAGACATGATCGCCGAGGGCGCCGTGGGATTTACCGACGACGGTCACCCCGTCGCGACCGCGGGGATGATGCGCACGTGCATGGAGTACGCACGTGGTTTCGACGCTGTGGTCGCGAGCCACTGCGAGGATCGCACGCTTGCCGGGAGGGGTGTTGTCAACGAGGGTGCTGTCTCGACTCGGCTCGGAGTTCCGGGACATCCCGCCGTGGCCGAGGAGGTGCAGGTCGCTCGCGATATCCGGCTCGCCGAGCTTACTGGATGCCGACTCCACCTGCAGCATCTCTCGACCGCGCGTTCGGTCGAGCTCGTTCGCGAAGCCAAGGGACGGGGCGTATCTGTTACGTGTGAGGTGACGCCACACCATCTGTTTCTCGACGAGAATGCCCTCACGACGCAGTACGACACGAACCTCAAGATGAACCCGCCGCTAAGGACCGCGTACGACCGAGAGGCGCTCCTCGGCGCGGTGCTCGATGGGACAGTCGATTGCATCGCGACCGATCACGCGCCGCACGGGGCGCACGAGAAGGCCCTTGAGTTCGAGCTCGCGCCGTTTGGAACGACTGGCCTGGAAACAGCGCTGCCGTTGGTTCTGACGCACCTGCTCCACCCCGGCGTGCTCGATTGGTCTGGGGTGATCCGGCTCATGGCGACAGGTCCGCGTGCGGTGTTCGGCCTTCCCGCGGTGCGTTTCGAGCCAGGTGCGGTCGCCGACATCACCGTGATCGATCCTGAGGCGCGCATCGAGGTCACCCGCGAGTGGTTCGTCTCGAAATCGGCGAACTCGGCCTTCTTGGGGGGTACACTCCTCGGAAAGGCAACCGATGTGCTTGTCGGGGGAGAGTTCGCGCTCAGGAGTGGAAAGGTGGTCGGCTGAGTGGCCGGAGCTACGCCAGCACTTCTCGCGCTCGAAGACGGGACTGTCTTTGCGGGTGTTGCGTGTGGTGCGCTTGGAGAGGCCGCCGGGGAGATCGTGTTTAACACATCGATCACTGGCTACCAGGAGGTTCTCACAGACCCATCGTACGCTGGACAGATTATCACCATGACCATGCCGCACATCGGAAACTACGGGGTTAATGGCGCGGACATGGAGTCGAGGGACGTATTCGCGAGCGGGCTTGTCGTGCGCGAGATGAGTGAGGCGGTCTCGAACTGGCGGGCCGAGGAATCGCTTCGAGACTTCCTCGTGCGCCACGGCGTGGTAGCGATTGAAGACGTGGACACGAGAAGGCTTACTCGCCACATTCGTGAGGCGGGTGCGATGCGCGCGGTGATCTCAACTACCGATCTTGACGAGCGTTCGCTTGTTGCCAAGGCTAAGGCGTCGCCTGGGCTTGTCGGCCGGGACTTGGTGGCGCAGGTGGCGGTGGGAGAACCGTACGTGTGGGGTGCCGAGGGCCCAGACGGCGTCTTGCCCGTTGACACGGGGGTGTTGCCCGCAACCCCGCGCTACCGCATCGTGGCGCTCGACTCAGGTATCAAGTACAACATCATGCGCCGGCTCGCTGAGGCCGGGTGTGAGATCATCGTCGTTCCGCCCACACTCTCTGCGCGAGACATCTTTGCCTACGAGCCTGACGGAGTGTTTCTCGCTAACGGCCCCGGGGATCCAGCCGCGGTCGACTACCTCTACGGCACGCTCCGCGAGATCCTCGGTGTTGTCCCAGTTTTCGGGATATGCCTCGGACACCAGATGCTCTCTCTCGCGGTCGGTTGCACAACATACAAGCTCAAGTACGGGCACCGAGGGGGCAACCAGCCCGTGGCGAACCTGCTGTCCGGACGTGTGGAGATTACGAGTCAGAACCACGGGTTCTGCGTTGATTTCGGTTCGATAGGACCGCTTGTCGCCGAGGAGAGCGCTGGACTGCCGTACGAAGCGAACGATCTCGGGGCGTGGGTGAGCGCGGGAGTCGCTCCGGTTGTGCGTTCTGAGGACTTTGGACGCGTCCAGCTCACGCACGTCAACCTGAACGACATGACGGTAGAGGGCGTGCGATTGCTCGATATCCCGGCGTTCTCGGTCCAGTATCATCCTGAGGCAGCACCGGGACCGCACGACTCCCGCTACCTTTTCGGGTCGTTCACCGCGCTGATCGATGGCCGTGACGACTACCTGACGGCGACCGGTTAAGGAGAGAACGGATGCTCAGGAACGTACTCCTCTCCGCCGACCTCACCCCCGAGTTTGCCTACGTTGCGGAGTTCGTGTGCGGCACGGAAGGGCTCGGGGTCAGACGGGTGGTGCTCGGCCACGTGATCGACGCCACCGGGATGGAAGGTCCGGTCATCGCCGCCGAGATTGATCGTGCGCGCGACGCGGTCCATGAAGCTGCGTCGGTCATCGAGTGCGCCGGCCTCGAGATAGAGACGCGCATATCGGCTGGTGACGAGGCGGCCGCGGAAGGCCTGCTCGCTCTCGCGACCGGTAGCGGGGTCGACGCGCTCGTCTGCGGGACGCATGGGAAAGGGCCCGTGGAGCGCTTCATCGCAGGTTCGGTCTCCGAGGAGGTGCTCGCCAACGCGGACCTGCCGGTTTTCATGGTGCGCTACGGACTTCTTCAAAGCGTGCCTGATCGATCGAGGTGCGCCGCCGATTTTGGGCACAGACTTGTGCTCACGACCGATTTTTCCGAGTCGAGCACCCGGGCGTTCATGGAGGTGCTCGAGCTCCCTCCAAGTTGTGTAGGCACGCTCTTCCTGCTGCACGCGGTCGATCCTTCGCTTGATGCTGCCAAGGCGCGCAGGGCCGAGGAGGGCGCGGAGTTTCAACTGAGCAACTGGGCGGCGATGGCCGAGCGCAAGGGGATGCTTGCGCAGCCCGTTGTACGCATCGAAGATCCCACCGCTGCCGCCCTGCGCGAGGTCGACGAGCGGCGCGCGACTGGTGTGGTCGCGGGAACGCGTGGCAGGGGGGCGCTCACGGAGGCCCTTCTCGGCAGTGTGTCGCTTACGCTCGTCCGTCAGGCCGCATGTCCCGTACTGATCGTCCCGTAAGATCCGGTAGCAAGGAGCGACGTGCCCCGTCGAGACGATATCGCGAAGATTCTCGTCATAGGCGCCGGGCCGATCATCATCGGCCAAGCGTGCGAGTTCGACTACTCTGGTTCGCAAGCGTGCAAGGTGCTGCGCGAAGACGGATTCGAGGTCGTGCTCGTCAACAGCAATCCCGCGACGATCATGACCGATCCAGGTTTGGCGCATCGCACCTATGTCGAACCGGTCACGCCAGAGTTTGTAGCGAAGGTCATCGAGAAAGAGCGCCCCGATGCGCTGCTGCCCACGCTTGGCGGACAGACCGGGCTCAACTGCGCGGTTTCCCTCGCCACATCGGGGATTCTCGATGAGTGGGGAGTGGAGCTCATCGGCGCGAAGCTCGACGCCATCAAGAAGGGGGAAGACCGCAAGCTTTTCGCCGAGGCGATGGGACGTATCGGCCTCGACGTGCCAAAAAGCGGCTACGTGTATTCGCTTAGGGACGCGGAGAAGCACGCGGCGGATCTCGGCTACCCGCTCGTGGTGCGGCCGAGCTACACGCTCGGCGGCGCCGGCGGCGGTATCGCGTACAACATCGAGGAGCTGCGCGATATCGTCTCTCACGGGCTTGCGCTCTCGCCAATCGCCGAGGTCCTCGTTGAGGAGAGCGTTCTTGGCTGGAAAGAGTACGAGATGGAGGTCATGCGGGACCGCAACGACAACGCGGTCATCGTGTGCTCGATAGAGAACTTCGATCCGATGGGCGTTCACACGGGGGACTCGATCACCGTCGCACCTGCGCAGACGCTCACCGACCGTGAGTATCAGATTATGCGCGACGCCTCCCTCGCGATCATGCGGGAAGTCGGCGTGGAGACGGGTGGTTCGAACGTGCAGTTCGCGATCGATCCAGCCAACGGACGGATGGTCGTGATCGAGATGAACCCGCGCGTGTCACGCTCGAGCGCGCTTGCCTCCAAGGCGACTGGCTTTCCTATAGCGAAGTTCGCCGCGAAGCTCGCGGTGGGCTACACGCTCGATGAGATCTCCAACGACATCACAGAAAAGACGCCCGCATGTTTCGAGCCCTCCATCGATTACACCGTCGTCAAGGTGCCGCGCTGGGCATTCGAGAAGTTCCCGGGCACCGACACGACGCTCACCACTCGGATGAAGTCTGTCGGGGAGGTGATGGCTATCGGGCGGACGTTTTCCGAGGCGTTTGGCAAGGCGATGCGTTCGCTCGAGAACGGTCGAGGCGGTCTCGGGGCGGATGGCCGCGACTCATTTTCCGAACTAAGGTTCGACGCGATGCTCTCTACTCCCACCGAGCAGCGTCCGTACTATCTCGCCGAGGCGTTCAGACGCGGTTACGCTCTCGAAGACGTGCATGCGCTTTCCCGAGTCGATCCGTGGTTTCTCGCGCAGATCGCACGGATGGTAGCTGTCGAGCGCGAGGTTCAGGCGGTTGCTCTCGCTGACATTGACGTTGCCCTCATGCGTCGCGCGAAGCGGCACGGACTTTCTGATGTCCAGATCGCGTACCTGACAGGTTCACGTGAGGTCGAGGTCAGAGAAAGAAGGCTCAACCTCGGGGTGAGACCGACATTCAAGGCGGTCGACACGTGTGCGGCGGAGTTCGAGGCGACCACGCCGTACTACTACAAGACCTACGAGGAAGAAGACGAGGTTATAGAATCGAACCGCCCAAAGGCGATGATCCTCGGCGCGGGACCCAACAGGATCGGGCAGGGAATCGAGTTCGACTACTGTTGCGTGCACGCCGCATACGCGCTTTCCGAAGCCGGGTACGAGACGATCATGGTGAACTGCAACCCGGAGACGGTCTCGACTGACTACGACACTTCGGACCGCCTCTACTTCGAGCCGCTCACGTTTGAGGACGTGATGGACATCTGTGACGTCGAGAAGCCCTCAGGGGTTGTTGTCACGTTCGGGGGTCAGACGCCACTCAAGCTCGCTCACGCCCTCGAAGACGCCGGTGTTCCCATCATGGGCACGAAGCCCGAAGCGATCGATCTCGCCGAGGACCGCCAGCGTTTCTCGGAAATCCTCGATCGTCTCGGCTTCGCGTATCCCGCGGCGGGAACCGCTTACACGCACGATGAGGCGGTCCAGGTTGCCCGGCGCATCGGGTTTCCGCTCCTCGTACGTCCAAGCTACGTCCTCGGGGGGCGGGGGATGGTGATCGCGTACAGCGAGGAGTACCTGGAGCGCTACATGAGTGATGCGAAGGGAGTGTCGCCGTCGCATCCCGTGCTGCTCGACCGCTTCCTCGAAGGCGCGATCGAGGTGGATGTCGACGCGGTGTGCGACGGTGAGTCCGTCTACATCGGTGGAGTCATGGAGCACATCGAAGAGGCGGGGATTCACTCGGGTGACTCGGCGTGTTGTATCCCGCCCTTCTCGCTTGGCGAAGCGACCGTGGAGACGATCGTGGCCCAAACGCGGACTCTCGCTCTTGAACTCGGCGTCTGTGGCCTTGTGAACATTCAGTTCGCCGTCAAGGACCAACGTGTCTACGTGCTTGAGGTCAATCCGCGCGCGAGCCGCACCGTTCCGTTTGTGAGCAAGGCGACCGGCGTCCCGCTGGCGAAAGTGGCCGCTCGCGTGATGGCCGGAGAGCGCCTTGCGGATATGGACCTTCCTGCCGAGGGGCGCGAGCTTGGCCGCTACTGCGTCAAAGAAGCGGTCATGCCCTTTGGCCGCTTCCCGGGCGCCGACTCGGTGTTGGGGCCGGAGATGAAGTCGACAGGTGAGGTCATGGGGGTCGCCGCTGATTTCCCCGCCGCCTACGCGAAGTCGCAGCTCGCCATCGATTACTCACTGCCAGCTGGCGGGACGGTCTTCATCAGCGTGTGTGAGCGTGACAAGCGAGCGATTGTGCCCGTGGCTCGACACCTGCATTCGCTTGGTTTCGCTGTGCTTTCGACTCGGGGCACGGCGCGTGCGCTTAAGGCGGCGGGCATCCCGGTCACTGAGGTGTTGAAGGTGCATGAGGGCAGACCCAACATCGTTGATGCCATGAAAAACGGCGAGGTCCAACTCGTGATCAACACGCCGTTTGGGCAGGAGACGAGGTCTGACGGGTACCACATCCGCGCGGCCGCCATCCGTCACGGCATCACCAACATCACCACCGTGCCCGCGGCTCACGCCGTCGTCAACGCAATCGAGGCGGTGGTCAGCGGCGATGGCAGACTCGATGTCGTTGCGTTGCAGGACTTCGATCGATGTGAGGATGATCGCTCGTGAGCATGTGCGGTTGCTCAGCACAGGGGGCGTCACCGTCGTTAGAGAACGTGCGCGTCGTCTCGAACGATCGCATCGCCGAGGGGGTGGGCTTACTCATTTTCGAGGCACCTCGTACAGCCCACCATGTCGCGCCGGGTCAGTTTGTGCACGTGAGGATCGCACGTGGCACCGATTTCATCTTGCGCCGCCCCTTCTCGGTCTATCGTGCACACGGCGACCATCTTGAGATTCTCTATCAGGTTGTCGGGCGTGGCACTCGCGAGATGGCTCACGCCCTTCCGGGTACCCAGATGGACCTTATCGGACCTCTTGGATGCGGATGGCGCATCTCCGAGACGATCGCGCACGCGCTTCTCGTCTCGGGCGGCCTCGGGGCTGCGCCACTCGGCATGCTTGCCGAGGAGTTGGCGCGGCGCGGCGTCGCGGTCACCGTGGCGATGGGTGCGCCGTGTGGCGAGAGGCTCGTGGGGCGCGATTTGTTCGAGCGGGTGGCTCGCCGGGTTGAGATCGCGACGGACGATGGTTCGTGCGGCGCCCCCGGTCTTGTCACGGGCGTGTGCCGCGATCTCATTTGCGCTGGCGGATTTGACGCCATCTACACGTGTGGGCCCGAGCCGATGCAGCGCATCGTCGCATCCCTTGCGGCTGAGGCGGGAGTTTCGTGTCAGGTCTCACTCGAGCGGCTCATGGCGTGCGGGATCGGTGCGTGTCTGTCGTGCGTCGTCGATACACGCTGCGGACTTAGTCGCGTGTGTGTCGACGGGCCGGTGTTCTACGCGACCGACGTTGTGTGGGAAACCGCGAACAGCGACGAAGGACCGAGCGGAGCGCACGGTCGCGGCGGGAATGGCGGGGAGAGATGAGCGGACGCGTCGATATGTCAGTGACGTTGGCTGGCATCACGTTGAAGGCGCCGGTGGTAACCGCTTCGGGCACATTCGCGAGCGGTCGCGAGTACTCGGATTTCGTCGATCTTGACCGGCTCGGCGCCATTGTGACCAAGGGTGTCTCATCTGAAGCG contains:
- a CDS encoding two-component sensor histidine kinase, producing TRRFGGMGLGLFLAYNIVRAHGGSITATSEIGRGSVFTVRIPLVSE
- a CDS encoding cell wall-binding repeat-containing protein, which produces MKDVRRRAAIALLCAAMAAPALPAEGARPIVTPDATSGLEQPAHGSGPSGGDAGRVVVLFSDGHISRGAFEDIASLGAASEDVTLRGQGMLLVTTPDGIDPGRFAARIAARRDVVAAAPDFELSALSPPNDPYYPAALLSNTGQRTYLGPTSIHPHAINIEPVWEAAFGTGVHSLAQERDGVTVAVIDSGVTPSLREETGEYVMVWDYVNADNLPLDDLGHGTRVASIIRAQSDNAFGIAGVLDASTNRILVYKTLGATGMGSVAWTIEAMLDASSRGARVINLSLGISPANSDFTAAQRDLLDAAVAACLARGSIVVAAAGNTGTRGVFYPAASPGALAVGAIEHTGGNAGKRWSSSSFGPELDLAAPGVSLWTAGADDQISQRSGTSHATPLVSGTAALIWSFMPGLSADEVADILVKTADGSVGSLPGFDVETGHGRIDAFAALHEVRSRISTMPALEARATLIGGFEYELSWSAPTGAAGVFYRYGSVPGPTYTTTQRSARLFVTRDGPNNLWVRAYASNRWPSETTTISVETASGSAPLASERLGGRNRYATAALVSTAGFSGPVESVVLASGVTWPDALAGGPLAYALGGPLLITRPDRLSVETRDALLRFSPRRVVIAGGSAALSPAVEAAIRSLLPSAQIERVAGKDRYETAALIAARVAAATGLPGRRVFVASGVAWPDALAASPAAAANGTPILLTRPDALPQTTRDALVGIGTERTMVIGGELAISRHVAAMLPAPTRVAGRDRYETAREVAGWAKVEGILGGTGLGIASGVNFVDALVAGPFLAGRREPLILGDRTDQAAAVWLQARDPSGLTLFGGPAALTIDAENALKRHVRGVTH
- the pyrR gene encoding bifunctional pyr operon transcriptional regulator/uracil phosphoribosyltransferase PyrR; amino-acid sequence: MAYRTKAVVMDGPAIDRALTRIAHEILEANSGSGALALVGIVTRGTVVATRLAERIERIEGSPVPVGTLDISFYRDDVAMRLSPEVHRTDIPFDVEERTIVLVDDVLYTGRTIRAAMDAIMDYGRPRSIQLAVLVDRGHRELPIRADYVGKNVPTARKERVTVMLSDVDGANSVDIQEEVDSE
- a CDS encoding aspartate carbamoyltransferase catalytic subunit — encoded protein: MTMDDLTTDDIMLILDTADSFAEVNERRIKKLPTLRGRTVVNLFLEPSTRTRTSFEIAAKRLSADAINMSGSASATVKGESLRDTAATLSAMACDLIVVRHAYAGAPQILAECMDTHVVNGGDGMHQHPTQALLDLYTIRRRAGRLEGLTVGIVGDISHSRVAGSLVPALRKVGAHPVVIAPPTLLPARPDVLGAEAATSLDDVLPGLDVAYMLRIQMERAEGMPFPSLREYARFYGMNAERLAAARPEMFVMHPGPMNRGVEVSSEVADSPRSVVLDQVNAGVAVRMAVMYLLLGGEDHGAAA
- a CDS encoding dihydroorotase, which codes for MALLLKHGRIVDPQTGIDMVADMVIRDGRIVEIGPDLTISKGSTIECAEKVIVPGLVDVHVHLREPGREYAETIASGTKAAARGGFTGVCSMPNTTPVTDTGSKVRFIVERAADQGVVRVHPLGALTKGSAGESLAEIGDMIAEGAVGFTDDGHPVATAGMMRTCMEYARGFDAVVASHCEDRTLAGRGVVNEGAVSTRLGVPGHPAVAEEVQVARDIRLAELTGCRLHLQHLSTARSVELVREAKGRGVSVTCEVTPHHLFLDENALTTQYDTNLKMNPPLRTAYDREALLGAVLDGTVDCIATDHAPHGAHEKALEFELAPFGTTGLETALPLVLTHLLHPGVLDWSGVIRLMATGPRAVFGLPAVRFEPGAVADITVIDPEARIEVTREWFVSKSANSAFLGGTLLGKATDVLVGGEFALRSGKVVG
- the carA gene encoding glutamine-hydrolyzing carbamoyl-phosphate synthase small subunit; amino-acid sequence: MAGATPALLALEDGTVFAGVACGALGEAAGEIVFNTSITGYQEVLTDPSYAGQIITMTMPHIGNYGVNGADMESRDVFASGLVVREMSEAVSNWRAEESLRDFLVRHGVVAIEDVDTRRLTRHIREAGAMRAVISTTDLDERSLVAKAKASPGLVGRDLVAQVAVGEPYVWGAEGPDGVLPVDTGVLPATPRYRIVALDSGIKYNIMRRLAEAGCEIIVVPPTLSARDIFAYEPDGVFLANGPGDPAAVDYLYGTLREILGVVPVFGICLGHQMLSLAVGCTTYKLKYGHRGGNQPVANLLSGRVEITSQNHGFCVDFGSIGPLVAEESAGLPYEANDLGAWVSAGVAPVVRSEDFGRVQLTHVNLNDMTVEGVRLLDIPAFSVQYHPEAAPGPHDSRYLFGSFTALIDGRDDYLTATG
- a CDS encoding universal stress protein: MLRNVLLSADLTPEFAYVAEFVCGTEGLGVRRVVLGHVIDATGMEGPVIAAEIDRARDAVHEAASVIECAGLEIETRISAGDEAAAEGLLALATGSGVDALVCGTHGKGPVERFIAGSVSEEVLANADLPVFMVRYGLLQSVPDRSRCAADFGHRLVLTTDFSESSTRAFMEVLELPPSCVGTLFLLHAVDPSLDAAKARRAEEGAEFQLSNWAAMAERKGMLAQPVVRIEDPTAAALREVDERRATGVVAGTRGRGALTEALLGSVSLTLVRQAACPVLIVP